A window of the Paenibacillus woosongensis genome harbors these coding sequences:
- a CDS encoding response regulator transcription factor yields the protein MTQRLLVIEDEPTLSRLLSYNLSREGYEVVVEEHGQSGLDTALKNDFNLILLDLMLPGMNGFEIMSRLRNEGVKTPVIMLTAKNAEEDVVQGLKSGADDYITKPFGVAELLARVTAVLRRSSGVEEPENRPQPQETSSQITLGDLVIYPEKYEVTLGSEPITLRPKEFEVLLYLARKPGVVMTRDDLMNAVWGFDYIGGQRTVDVHVSSLRKKLELDPGSVYIDSIRGVGYKLVVNKKKASIISE from the coding sequence ATGACGCAACGGCTGTTAGTAATTGAGGATGAGCCAACGCTCTCGCGGCTTCTGTCTTATAACTTGTCACGCGAAGGCTATGAAGTTGTGGTTGAAGAGCATGGACAGTCTGGGTTGGACACGGCATTGAAGAACGATTTCAATTTAATATTGCTGGATTTGATGCTGCCGGGCATGAACGGGTTTGAGATCATGTCCCGGCTTCGAAATGAGGGCGTGAAGACACCCGTTATTATGCTAACGGCAAAAAATGCGGAGGAAGATGTAGTTCAAGGCTTGAAATCGGGTGCAGACGATTACATTACCAAGCCGTTCGGCGTAGCCGAGCTGCTTGCCCGAGTAACGGCCGTGCTAAGAAGATCCTCGGGCGTTGAAGAGCCGGAGAATAGACCGCAGCCCCAAGAGACAAGTTCGCAAATTACGCTAGGCGATCTCGTCATTTACCCGGAGAAATATGAGGTAACTTTAGGGAGCGAGCCGATTACGCTGCGGCCGAAGGAATTCGAAGTGCTGCTGTATTTGGCACGAAAGCCCGGAGTAGTCATGACTCGGGACGACTTGATGAATGCAGTATGGGGATTTGATTATATCGGCGGGCAGAGAACCGTGGATGTGCACGTCAGCTCTCTTCGCAAGAAACTAGAGCTGGATCCCGGATCGGTGTATATTGATTCTATTCGCGGGGTTGGTTATAAGCTCGTCGTGAACAAGAAAAAGGCTTCAATCATTTCGGAGTGA
- a CDS encoding heavy-metal-associated domain-containing protein translates to MTTKLYQLKTVSCPSCIAKIEKMLMKTKGIQLAEVLFNSSRVRASFEEREVGSQEIRNLIEKLGYQVIGEK, encoded by the coding sequence ATGACGACGAAACTATATCAACTGAAGACGGTCTCTTGTCCAAGCTGTATTGCTAAAATTGAAAAAATGCTCATGAAAACAAAAGGGATTCAATTGGCTGAGGTACTGTTCAATAGCTCGCGGGTACGCGCATCTTTCGAGGAAAGGGAAGTAGGATCACAAGAGATCAGGAACCTGATCGAAAAGCTAGGGTATCAGGTCATCGGGGAAAAGTAG
- a CDS encoding methyl-accepting chemotaxis protein, which produces MVNQAVVERDVSLSSRSAVKVFAKQDKIGKEEMPSENLGEQGSAVRTEAYCRFVPTTGPDESCLSVLKRFQADAKLPCIIVCDHANRPLGLLMRDTFYRRLAGRFAADLFYERPALMFAEKSPLITEITTSPRQLIDAALNRESAVFYDSLILTEQGEFKGVMTVQDLMLMSRELQREADQIREKIVRESHAKVLEIDRSVKEVSATSERSLRQTVEMSGLATAGRNELEAVQASFNRVLKMTKSQEEQVAALLGHASNISSIAASIRELADQSGLLAMNASIEAAHAGEHGRGFAVVASEIRKLALQTKMFSDDIGSTLDIVSGLVKQTADASSLTTIEMQHSHDRVNSADHTFQMLVESVRTVEARGRDMFQTAGNAAKQTEIVLQELEQLSSKK; this is translated from the coding sequence GTGGTTAATCAGGCCGTCGTTGAGCGGGATGTCTCGTTGTCTTCCCGTAGTGCTGTTAAAGTCTTTGCAAAGCAAGACAAAATAGGCAAGGAAGAAATGCCGTCTGAGAACTTGGGTGAACAGGGCAGTGCGGTGAGGACGGAAGCTTACTGCCGGTTCGTTCCGACGACAGGCCCTGACGAATCGTGCCTGAGCGTTCTCAAGCGATTCCAGGCCGATGCGAAACTCCCATGCATCATTGTGTGCGATCATGCGAATAGGCCGCTGGGACTACTCATGAGGGACACTTTCTATCGTCGATTGGCAGGACGTTTTGCTGCCGATTTGTTCTACGAAAGGCCGGCTTTGATGTTTGCGGAGAAATCGCCCCTGATCACCGAGATCACCACTTCGCCCCGGCAGCTGATCGATGCAGCATTGAATCGGGAGTCGGCAGTATTCTATGACAGCTTGATCTTAACGGAGCAAGGCGAGTTCAAAGGTGTGATGACCGTCCAGGATCTGATGCTGATGTCGAGGGAACTGCAGCGGGAAGCGGATCAAATCCGCGAGAAAATCGTCAGGGAAAGTCATGCGAAAGTGCTGGAAATCGACCGATCTGTTAAAGAAGTGTCCGCCACCTCAGAGCGGAGTCTAAGGCAAACCGTGGAGATGAGCGGATTGGCGACGGCTGGGCGGAACGAACTTGAGGCGGTGCAGGCTTCGTTCAACCGCGTTCTGAAGATGACAAAGTCCCAGGAAGAGCAAGTTGCGGCTTTACTGGGGCATGCTAGTAATATCTCGTCCATCGCGGCTTCGATTCGGGAGCTTGCGGATCAGAGCGGCCTGCTTGCGATGAATGCCTCGATTGAAGCCGCCCACGCCGGGGAGCATGGTAGAGGTTTTGCGGTCGTGGCGAGCGAAATCAGAAAGCTGGCGCTGCAAACGAAAATGTTCTCGGATGATATCGGATCCACCCTGGATATCGTTAGCGGGCTGGTCAAACAAACGGCGGACGCATCCTCTCTGACAACGATAGAAATGCAGCATAGTCACGACAGGGTGAACAGCGCAGACCATACTTTCCAAATGCTCGTCGAATCAGTGCGGACCGTAGAAGCCAGGGGAAGGGATATGTTCCAGACCGCCGGAAATGCAGCAAAGCAGACAGAGATCGTGCTGCAGGAGCTTGAGCAATTGTCATCAAAGAAATGA
- the pstB gene encoding phosphate ABC transporter ATP-binding protein PstB produces MEPIIHIDRLNLYYDQFQALKNMSLDISEKAITAFIGPSGCGKSTLLRTLNRMNDMIPGTRIEGSVRIGGKDIYSDGVEVETLRKQVGMVFQQPNPFPKSIYDNVAYGPRLHGIKDKATLDQIVEQSLRQAVLWDEVKDFLRRSALSLSGGQQQRLCIARAIAVQPDILLMDEATSALDPISTLKIEELAQELKDRYTIVMVTHNMHQAARISDRTVFFLNGEIVEADDTNKLFSTPQDSRTEDYISGRFG; encoded by the coding sequence ATGGAACCGATCATCCATATTGATAGATTGAATTTATATTACGACCAGTTTCAAGCGCTGAAGAATATGTCCCTCGATATTTCCGAGAAGGCGATCACCGCATTTATCGGTCCTTCAGGCTGCGGCAAATCCACATTGCTGCGAACCTTGAACCGGATGAACGACATGATCCCTGGCACACGGATCGAAGGCTCCGTGCGAATCGGAGGAAAGGATATATACAGCGACGGCGTGGAGGTAGAAACGCTACGCAAGCAGGTGGGGATGGTATTCCAACAGCCGAACCCTTTTCCGAAATCGATTTATGATAATGTTGCATACGGGCCGAGGCTCCACGGCATAAAAGATAAAGCCACGCTGGATCAAATTGTGGAGCAGAGCCTGCGCCAGGCTGTATTGTGGGATGAGGTCAAGGATTTCCTGAGGCGTTCGGCGCTCAGCCTATCCGGCGGCCAGCAGCAGCGGCTTTGCATCGCCCGGGCGATTGCTGTCCAGCCTGACATCCTGCTCATGGATGAAGCGACATCTGCTCTGGACCCGATATCGACGCTAAAGATCGAGGAACTGGCCCAGGAATTAAAAGATAGGTATACCATCGTGATGGTTACTCATAACATGCATCAAGCGGCCCGTATTTCGGACCGCACTGTATTTTTCCTGAATGGTGAAATTGTAGAAGCAGACGATACTAACAAACTGTTCTCAACACCGCAGGATTCGCGTACCGAAGATTATATTTCAGGACGTTTTGGTTAA
- the phoU gene encoding phosphate signaling complex protein PhoU, which translates to MIQRREFDQNLEELRQLLREMGEHVEHALKESIVSLQNLDVSRAKGVIAQDLKLNEMEEEVMDIGSRLIVTQQPVAKDLRRIIVAFKISSDLERMGDLAVDIAKVTLRLEGQTLLKPLIDIPKMAELVEVMVEESLQSYLDENTDLAYKMAKDDDEVDHLYSQTISELYSIVINHPDSLQQVMLLTLVGRYIERIADHATNIGESTVYLVTGHRPDLNQ; encoded by the coding sequence ATGATCCAAAGAAGAGAGTTCGATCAAAATTTGGAGGAGCTGCGGCAGTTGCTGAGGGAAATGGGCGAGCACGTGGAGCATGCCCTCAAAGAATCCATTGTATCGCTGCAGAACTTGGACGTCAGCAGAGCCAAAGGGGTTATTGCCCAGGATTTGAAGCTGAACGAAATGGAAGAAGAAGTAATGGACATCGGCTCCAGATTGATCGTTACGCAGCAGCCTGTTGCCAAGGATCTTCGCCGGATTATCGTCGCCTTTAAAATCTCCAGCGATTTGGAGCGCATGGGCGACCTTGCGGTCGACATCGCCAAGGTGACGCTTCGTTTGGAGGGACAGACGCTGCTGAAGCCGCTTATTGACATTCCAAAAATGGCGGAGCTGGTCGAGGTCATGGTGGAGGAATCTCTCCAATCCTATTTGGATGAAAATACAGATCTGGCCTATAAGATGGCAAAGGATGACGATGAGGTCGACCATCTTTACAGTCAAACGATCAGCGAGCTGTATTCGATCGTCATTAATCACCCCGACTCCCTACAGCAGGTGATGCTGCTTACGCTGGTGGGCAGATACATTGAACGTATCGCCGACCATGCGACGAATATCGGGGAGAGCACCGTTTATCTTGTTACCGGACATCGGCCGGATCTTAATCAATAG
- the polA gene encoding DNA polymerase I — translation MEKLILIDGNSIIYRAFFAMPPLNNSSGLHTNAVYGFTNMLLRLIQDEKPTHIMVAFDAGKVTFRHEGYEDYKGGREKTPPELSEQFPLTRELLESFGICWFELPGYEADDIIGTISKQAEAAGKDVLVVTGDKDMLQVVSDKVKVALTRKGISEVEPYGPKEIQERYGLTPDQIIDLKGLMGDASDNIPGVPGIGEKTALKLLHQFGSVEEVLARTDELKGKMKENLIQHAEDARLSKRLATIHREVPVDRSFDDMVFRGLQEEKAGPVLRKLEFKSLLERLSFGEGAGTAEAGEATVRAQDEVEVTIVNETSLQELVHELPGIEVMYVESRGDNPHQSEVMGLIFSSKERHFFVSCEFLLSAEAKPVKDWLANPQIPKRGYDLHRADLALYWQGITFAGAEFDIELAAYLLDPTDNNQTISGLAAKYHLPQLPSDDEVYGKGAKFKAPDPETLSRHLARKALAMLRLIPLQKEELEKNEMNRLFYELEMPLSRILADMEKQGISVNRDALAELGKEFEAQISKLEKRIYEIAGLEFNLNSPKQLGEVLFDKLELPVVKKTKTGYSTDAEVLEKLAPYNEIVQFILEYRQLAKLQSTYVEGLLKEIRQDTGKVHTFYRQTIAATGRLSSQYPNLQNIPIRLEEGRKIRQVFVPSEEGWSILAADYSQIELRVLAHISDDKGLQEAFLHDMDIHTKTAMDVFGVSQDQVDANMRRSAKAVNFGIVYGISDYGLSQNLHITRKEAAQFIEQYFEAFKGVRRYMDEIVQEAKRNGYVTTLLERRRYLPEINASNFNLRSFAERTAMNTPIQGTAADIIKLAMVMMDETLRKHGLKSRMLLQVHDELVFEVPPEELETMSKLVPETMERALQLSVPLKAEVSSGSNWYEAK, via the coding sequence ATGGAAAAATTAATTCTTATTGACGGAAACAGTATTATTTACCGGGCGTTCTTCGCCATGCCGCCGCTGAACAATTCAAGCGGCCTGCATACGAACGCTGTGTACGGATTTACGAATATGCTGCTAAGACTCATTCAGGATGAGAAGCCGACTCATATTATGGTAGCGTTTGATGCGGGCAAGGTGACGTTCCGCCACGAAGGTTACGAAGATTATAAAGGGGGACGGGAGAAGACGCCTCCGGAATTGAGCGAGCAGTTTCCGCTTACCCGCGAGTTGCTGGAGAGCTTTGGAATATGCTGGTTTGAGCTGCCTGGCTACGAGGCTGACGATATTATTGGAACGATCAGCAAGCAGGCTGAAGCTGCCGGCAAGGACGTGCTTGTCGTCACGGGAGACAAGGACATGCTGCAGGTAGTCAGCGATAAGGTCAAGGTGGCCTTGACGCGGAAGGGAATCAGCGAAGTGGAGCCTTATGGGCCGAAGGAGATCCAAGAGAGATATGGGCTTACCCCGGATCAGATCATTGATCTGAAGGGTCTGATGGGCGATGCTTCGGATAATATTCCCGGCGTCCCGGGAATCGGCGAGAAGACGGCGTTAAAGCTGCTTCACCAGTTCGGCTCCGTGGAGGAAGTGCTTGCCCGGACGGACGAGCTGAAGGGCAAGATGAAGGAAAATCTCATTCAGCATGCTGAGGATGCAAGGCTGAGTAAAAGGCTTGCTACGATTCACCGCGAGGTGCCGGTCGACCGGTCTTTTGACGATATGGTTTTTCGTGGGCTGCAGGAAGAGAAGGCGGGGCCGGTGCTTCGCAAGCTAGAGTTCAAATCATTGCTTGAACGATTGTCATTCGGTGAAGGGGCTGGAACGGCCGAAGCAGGGGAAGCGACCGTCAGGGCGCAGGATGAAGTTGAGGTAACGATCGTGAATGAAACCTCACTGCAAGAACTTGTGCACGAGCTTCCGGGGATCGAGGTTATGTATGTGGAATCTCGCGGCGATAATCCACATCAGTCCGAGGTTATGGGGCTGATCTTCTCTTCAAAGGAGCGTCATTTCTTTGTGTCCTGCGAATTTTTGCTAAGCGCGGAGGCGAAGCCCGTCAAGGATTGGCTTGCTAACCCGCAAATACCAAAACGCGGTTATGATCTTCATCGGGCTGATTTGGCGTTGTACTGGCAAGGAATTACGTTTGCGGGGGCCGAATTTGATATCGAACTAGCCGCGTATTTGCTGGATCCAACGGATAATAATCAGACGATCAGCGGGCTTGCTGCCAAATATCATTTGCCGCAATTGCCTTCGGATGATGAGGTATACGGGAAAGGGGCCAAATTTAAGGCGCCTGATCCTGAAACGCTCAGCCGCCATTTGGCCCGCAAGGCGCTGGCAATGCTGCGCCTGATTCCGCTGCAGAAGGAAGAGCTTGAGAAAAATGAAATGAACCGGTTGTTCTATGAGCTGGAAATGCCGCTGTCCCGCATTTTGGCGGATATGGAGAAGCAGGGGATCTCGGTCAACCGCGACGCGCTGGCGGAGCTCGGCAAGGAGTTCGAGGCGCAGATCAGCAAACTGGAGAAGCGCATTTATGAAATTGCCGGTCTGGAATTCAATTTGAATTCGCCAAAGCAGCTCGGTGAGGTTCTGTTCGATAAACTGGAGCTGCCCGTAGTCAAGAAAACGAAGACGGGATATTCCACCGATGCAGAGGTACTGGAAAAGCTGGCGCCGTATAACGAAATTGTCCAGTTCATTCTGGAATACCGCCAGCTGGCGAAGCTGCAATCGACTTATGTGGAAGGTCTGCTGAAGGAGATTCGCCAGGACACTGGCAAGGTTCATACGTTTTACCGGCAGACGATTGCCGCAACGGGCAGACTTAGCAGCCAATATCCGAATTTGCAGAACATTCCAATCCGTTTGGAGGAAGGACGCAAAATCCGCCAAGTGTTCGTGCCGTCCGAAGAGGGCTGGTCCATTCTTGCCGCGGACTATTCACAGATTGAACTGCGGGTGCTTGCGCATATTTCAGATGATAAGGGATTGCAGGAAGCCTTCCTGCATGATATGGATATTCATACGAAAACAGCTATGGATGTCTTCGGTGTATCCCAGGACCAGGTGGATGCCAATATGCGCCGTTCAGCCAAGGCTGTAAATTTCGGAATCGTCTATGGAATTAGCGATTATGGATTATCACAGAACCTGCATATTACCCGAAAGGAAGCCGCGCAATTCATTGAGCAGTATTTCGAGGCTTTTAAGGGCGTACGCCGGTATATGGATGAGATCGTTCAGGAGGCAAAGCGCAACGGCTACGTTACCACGCTGCTTGAGCGAAGACGATATCTTCCGGAAATCAACGCCTCCAACTTCAACCTGCGCTCCTTCGCCGAGCGAACGGCGATGAATACGCCGATCCAAGGCACCGCTGCGGATATCATTAAGCTGGCGATGGTGATGATGGACGAGACGCTACGTAAGCATGGGCTGAAAAGCCGGATGCTGCTTCAGGTCCATGACGAGCTGGTGTTTGAGGTGCCGCCGGAAGAGTTGGAGACGATGAGCAAGCTTGTGCCTGAGACGATGGAAAGGGCTTTGCAGCTGTCGGTTCCGTTGAAGGCGGAGGTAAGCAGCGGTTCCAACTGGTACGAAGCCAAATAG
- the mutM gene encoding DNA-formamidopyrimidine glycosylase produces the protein MPELPEVETVRRTLSALIVGKTIESVKVLLPRIIQRPDDIKRFETELAGHTIVDVGRRGKFLRIIMDQLVLVSHLRMEGRYGVYDQNEEVEKHTHVIFRFTDGTELRYKDVRQFGTMHLFLPGEEFKEKPLMKLGLEPLEDTFTAEVLRELLFKRSTKIKVALLNQEYVVGLGNIYVDEALFRAGIHPERAANTLSAQEWTTLHEAIVFTLTDAVQAGGSSIKSYVNGQGEMGMFQHSLQIYGRKGESCVKCGHPIEKSVVGGRGTHYCPICQVRVLDKQSLERIGS, from the coding sequence ATGCCGGAGCTACCGGAAGTGGAGACCGTTCGGCGGACATTGTCGGCTCTTATCGTCGGGAAGACGATCGAGTCGGTGAAAGTGCTGCTGCCGCGAATTATTCAGCGTCCCGACGATATTAAGCGGTTTGAGACGGAGCTGGCGGGTCATACTATTGTAGATGTTGGCCGGCGCGGCAAGTTTTTGAGGATTATTATGGATCAGCTTGTCCTGGTCTCCCATCTGCGGATGGAAGGCCGATATGGCGTGTACGATCAAAATGAGGAAGTAGAGAAGCACACCCATGTCATTTTCCGGTTTACCGATGGCACGGAGCTCAGATATAAGGATGTACGGCAATTCGGCACGATGCACCTGTTCCTTCCAGGCGAGGAATTCAAGGAGAAGCCGCTCATGAAGCTTGGGCTAGAGCCGCTGGAAGATACTTTTACAGCAGAAGTTCTAAGGGAGCTACTGTTCAAGCGATCGACAAAGATCAAGGTTGCTCTGTTAAATCAGGAATATGTGGTGGGGCTCGGCAATATTTATGTGGATGAAGCACTGTTTCGGGCCGGGATTCATCCGGAGCGTGCGGCGAACACCTTGTCTGCCCAAGAATGGACAACGCTTCATGAAGCGATCGTCTTTACCTTAACCGATGCAGTACAAGCCGGAGGTTCCTCCATTAAATCGTATGTTAACGGCCAAGGCGAGATGGGGATGTTCCAGCACTCGCTGCAAATTTACGGGCGCAAAGGCGAATCGTGCGTAAAATGCGGACACCCGATCGAGAAGAGCGTCGTTGGCGGGCGGGGGACGCATTATTGCCCGATATGCCAGGTTCGTGTTCTGGACAAGCAGTCCCTGGAGAGAATCGGATCGTAA
- the coaE gene encoding dephospho-CoA kinase (Dephospho-CoA kinase (CoaE) performs the final step in coenzyme A biosynthesis.): MNIGLTGGIATGKSTVSQMLVKRGAILIDADVIAREVMEPGHPVLQAVRERFGPDVIHDDGTLNRKRLGEIVFSDPEKLKALNGLTHPAIRAEMRKRMAAYEAADPGRLVVVDIPLLYESGLETMFEQVMVVYVPRELQLKRLMQRDELTLEQAEARIRAQMDIEKKKERADILIDNSLGMDKTELQIAEFWRNKVLL; the protein is encoded by the coding sequence ATGAATATCGGGCTGACGGGCGGAATCGCCACGGGCAAAAGCACGGTCTCCCAAATGCTGGTTAAGCGAGGGGCCATATTAATTGATGCCGATGTCATCGCCAGAGAGGTGATGGAGCCCGGGCATCCGGTATTGCAGGCGGTACGGGAGCGGTTCGGTCCAGACGTTATCCATGATGACGGTACATTAAACCGCAAAAGGCTAGGCGAAATCGTCTTTTCCGACCCGGAGAAGCTTAAAGCGCTGAATGGTCTTACCCATCCCGCTATTCGCGCCGAAATGAGGAAACGGATGGCGGCTTATGAGGCTGCGGACCCTGGACGGCTTGTCGTCGTGGATATACCGCTGCTGTATGAATCCGGTTTGGAAACGATGTTTGAACAAGTGATGGTGGTCTATGTGCCACGTGAATTGCAGCTTAAGAGGCTGATGCAGAGAGACGAACTGACCTTAGAGCAGGCAGAGGCGAGAATACGAGCCCAAATGGATATCGAGAAAAAGAAGGAGAGGGCGGATATTTTGATTGATAACAGCCTCGGAATGGACAAGACGGAGTTGCAGATCGCGGAATTTTGGCGGAACAAGGTTTTGCTATGA